A DNA window from Daucus carota subsp. sativus chromosome 3, DH1 v3.0, whole genome shotgun sequence contains the following coding sequences:
- the LOC108215337 gene encoding zinc finger protein CONSTANS-LIKE 13, with product MADSAEISNSSKNFEEKPSLCDFCGDLRAVLYCRADSARLCLMCDHKVHSTNQLFTKHTRSVLCDACNSSPSSIFCSTHGSVLCQNCDWESHRVSQSTVHDRRPIEGFIGCPSVAELLATFGFDELGKKKKNVLRSDGIEDSENFEFSDYLIWETPSVVSLDDLISSDGSDHNFQATGIPPLPKNRNTVCGQRKEEILCQLREMVKLEPGCDQDKQDVEPSSGYQSLVPDRACRQLYTSFESKKEPTFFPYEENTFQWYNDGHEDADESLPNTSYQSYFNTDCLVPDKDPEVDPSLHCEENKHVTPSQNPVVAEASQIFPKVAPHEFSSQHRDSAITRYKEKRKSRRYEKHIRYESRKVRAESRARIKGRFAKVDR from the exons ATGGCTGATTCTGCAGAAATTTCAAATAGTAGCAAAAATTTCGAAGAAAAACCAAGTCTTTGTGATTTTTGTGGAGATTTAAGGGCAGTTTTGTATTGCAGAGCTGATTCTGCTAGGCTTTGTTTGATGTGTGATCATAAAGTGCACTCAACTAATCAGCTTTTCACTAAGCACACACGTTCTGTGTTATGTGATGCTTGTAATTCATCACCTTCTTCGATTTTTTGTTCTACACATGGGTCTGTTCTCTGTCAGAACTGTGATTGGGAAAGTCACAGGGTTTCTCAGTCAACTGTTCATGATAGAAGGCCTATTGAAGGGTTTATCGGGTGCCCTTCTGTGGCGGAGTTGTTGGCTACTTTTGGTTTTGATGAATtggggaagaagaagaagaatgttTTGAGAAGTGATGGGATTGAGGATTCTGAGAATTTTGAGTTTTCGGATTATTTGATTTGGGAAACTCCTTCTGTTGTTAGTCTTGATGATTTGATTTCTTCTGATGGCTCTGACCATAATTTTCAGGCTACAGGAATCCCTCCTTTGCCTAAG AACCGAAACACTGTTTGTGGACAACGAAAAGAAGAGATACTCTGCCAGCTGCGTGAAATGGTAAAGTTAGAACCTGGCTGTGATCAAGATAAGCAAGATGTAGAGCCCTCTTCTGGATACCAGTCCCTGGTGCCTGATCGTGCCTGCAGGCAGCTGTATACAAGCTTTGAAAGCAAGAAAGAGCCGACCTTCTTTCCATACGAG GAAAATACTTTTCAGTGGTACAATGATGGTCATGAAGATGCAGATGAAAGCCTGCCTAATACCTCATACCAGAGCTATTTTAACACAGACTGCTTAGTTCCTGATAAAGATCCGGAGGTTGATCCTAGTTTACATTGTGAAGAAAACAAGCATGTAACGCCATCACAGAACCCTGTTGTTGCTGAGGCCTCGCAAATCTTCCCTAAAGTTGCTCCACATGAATTTTCAAGCCAGCATAGAGACTCTGCAATCACACGATACAAGGAGAAGAGGAAATCTAGGAG GTACGAGAAGCACATTAGGTATGAATCAAGAAAGGTTCGTGCAGAAAGTAGAGCTAGAATCAAGGGCCGGTTTGCCAAGGTAGATCGCTAA